The following DNA comes from Bacteroidales bacterium.
TTCATATTCTTTTCTCTCGGTAATATCTCTAATGGCAGAGACAACACCCTCTATGCGCTCATCCGTTTTAAGCGGGTAGTATATAATATCAAGATGAACCTCCCCAAATCCCGGAAATTTTCTCACCATTTCGTACTGGACAGTCTCTCCGGAAAGGCACTTGTCTAGTTTGGTTTTTACAGTTTCCTTAAAATTTTTCACCCCTACAATCTCCTTCACGTTATAACCGATGACTTCATCCTGTTTTAGATGGTAATATTTTAAATATGCATTGTTTACACATATATAATTATACTCGGCATCCACTACAGCCATCATATCTTTAGAGCTCTCGACCATTCTTTTATATACCTCTAATTCATTTCTGTGTTTTTCCAACTTGTCATTGACATCTTGTAATTCTTCGTTGGAGGCCCTTAATTCCTCTTCAGCAGTTTCTAATTCATCATATTTCTTTTGGAGGTTAAATTCAGCCTGTTTTCGGGCTGTAACATCAGAGGCAAATCCATCAATGACAAAACCATTGTCATTATCTTCTGCGGAAAGTTTGGCTGTCATAGAAAGCCATATTTGCTTGCCGTCTTTTCTTTTCGCTTTATATTCAAACTCCTCAACCCATTGCTGATCTCTCAGTATTTTCAGAAACTCCTCTCTTCGTTGCGGATCAACATAAAGCTGTACAGCCAGGTCGTCATAATATTCAATGGCTTCCTCCGGCGTTTCAAAGCCCAATATATGAGCCATCGTACCATTTATCATAAGCGGTTCTCCCTTTGAATTGGTACGGAAAATTCCTATAGGGGACTCTTCAAAAAGTCGCCTGTATTTTTTCTCGCTTTCCTGCAGTTTTATTTCTATTTGCTTGCGCTCTGTGATGTTCTGATGGGTTCCGAACATCCACAGGGGCTTTCCTTCATCAGTCCATGAAACCACTTTACCCCTGTCCAATACCCATATCCAGCTTCCATCTTTGTGTTTCATGCGATGTTCACACTCATATAGACTGCTCTCACCCCTGAAATGCTTATCCAATTCTGCCTTGCATTTATCCAGGTCTTCCGGATGGGTAAGTTCCATCCAGGTATCGATGGTGGTGGGAGAAAGCTCTTCAAGAGTATATCCGACAAACTGTGCCCAACGCTCATTAAAAACGGTTTCTCCCGTTTGCACGTTCCATTCCCATGTACCCGCATCGGTTCCTTCGAGAATGTTAGCCAGTCTTTCTTTCTGAGTGGTCAATTGGCGCCTGTCCTTTACACGCCGGCTGATATCTCTTACAAATTCCACAACTCCCGTAACTTTACCTGAATCAGAATCCACAAGAGGATAACTGTACAGTTCAAGCCATTTTGCAGGGGAATTGGGATCAGGTGAACCCGGTATTATTTCGGATTCAGTCTTTTTAGTCTTCATACAACGTATGGACGGACACGGGTCACAAGGAGCTGCGGCATGGTGATAAGTATTGTAACATTTCCTGCCAATAAGCGGCATATCTTCAGAATACCACGTTTCCATTACAGGATTGACATAACGGATGGTCAAATCGGTATTCAGCACACTGATCCCATCCTGAATGCTTTGAAAAACGGCATCTAAAAAATCTCTGGATTCTTTGATCTGTTGGTTCTTCTTATATTCTTCGGTTACATCCCGGAAAATGACAACCACCCCAAGAATATTCCCCTGATCATCCTTAATGGGTGCAGCAGAATCTGCAATTTGGTGCTCATCTCCATCTTTTGATATGAGTTTGGTATGATCGGCAAGTCCTTCAACAGTTCCCTTTTCCAACACCTTATTTATGGGATTGGTTGCTTTTTCTCCTGTAAGCGCATTGAAAATATTGAATACATCCTCAAAGGCCTTGCGCTTAGCATTTTCTAAATCCCAGCCAGTCAGCTTTTGGGCTACAGCATTCATCTGCATAACCTTACCCGCTTGATCTGTTGAAATCACCCCGTCTCCTATTGAATTCAGGGTAATTCTACCTCTTTCCTCGCTTTCCCGGAGGGATTTTTGCAGTTGGTCATTTTCATTTTCCAGCTCTTTTATTCTCTCCTTTAATTGTGAAGCATCGCCTGATTCCATAAAACCTGAAATTTTCCTATTAATAATAATCCCAATACTGGGGGATTTTAGCCTGCGATAATTGTCAAAGTTACAAAGCTATAACCACTTAAAAATTGTTAAAATTAAAAAAAAATTGTCCTTGAACTAATCCGGTTCATTCTTAATGGGGCTGTATCAAAAATCAAAATTTCCTGATTCTATTCGGGTAGGTATACGAGAACAAAATCAAATATGGCCTTCTCAGCCACTTAATGAACATTTTGATACAGCCCCAAACAAATTTCTCATAACCTGATGTCAGACATCGTTCTCAAAGTAAAGCAATTTAAAGTGCAGCAAAACTTTGCTAACCCGAATTATTCACAAATAATTCTGACGCTATTGAAAAACCTGGCTTTTTGCTTCAAAAAATTTCGCAAAAAGCCGGTTTTTCTAATGCGGGGTTCTCTGCATCCATCCCGCAAACCATCCCGCATTCAAAAACTTTCCCGCTTACCAGCGGGATTCGTTTTTGAATAATGCAGACTAAAAAACCCTTCTTCCATTTTTTAAATTTAATTAAAATTTTTACCTTGCCTTCTTATTACTTTTTTGCATATCTTATGAGAAACTTACTGATCCATAAACAAATAACCAACCGGGATGAAGTATCCATTGACAAATATCTTCATGATATAGGAAAAGAAGAGTTACTAACCCCGGAGCAGGAAGTGGAACTGGCAAAAAGGATCAAAAAAAATGACCAAAAGGCACTGGAAAAACTGGTGAGGGCCAACCTTCGTTTTGTTGTATCAGTGGCCAAAAAATACCAAAATCGGGGTCTAAATCTCCTTGATTTGATCAACGAAGGCAATCTGGGTTTGATCAAAGCAGCCCAAAGATTTGACGAGACAAAAGGTTTCAAATTCATTTCCTATGCCGTTTGGTGGATCAGGCAATCCATTATACAGGCATTGGCTGAACAGGGAAGAACCGTTCGCCTTCCTCTGAATAAGATCAATGCCATTTCCAAAATCTATAAGACCTTTTCTGAAATCGAACAAAAGTATGAAAGAGAACCTACACAGGAAGAAATATCACAGGTTTTACATTGGTCACCAGAAATCATCAAACAATGCTGGCAAAGTTCCAATAAACCCGTTTCAATGGATGCTCCCTTAAATGATGAAGAAGAAGAATATACCCTTTCTGATAACATTGCAAGCGAAGAAAATCCACCTGACGACAGCCTCGTTAGTGAATCACTCAGCAGGGAAATTGAAAGCACCATATCTTCGCTCCTGTCAAAAAAAGAAGCAAGCATCATCAGGTCATTTTTCGGATTGGGAAATGAATCTTCCAAAACTCTGGAGGAAATAGCAAAAAACCACAATTTAAGCAATGAAAGAACCAGGCAAATAAAACAACAAGCGATCAAAAAGCTTAAAAGCAATAAGCATTGCAAGAAGTTAAAAGCCTATCTTGGGTAAGGTTTTTCTGCCGATCAAATTTTATTTTGCTATGATTATTAACATCTCCCGAAAAATTATTTTAATTTTACATTCTGGCAAATCAAAATATGTTCAACCAACATCTTGTAAAAAATGACAAAAGCAGACATTGTAAATGAAATCTCCCAAAAGACGGGTGTCGAAAAGGTCGCTATTGAAAAAATAGTCGAAGGCTTCATGGAAAGTGTAAGAGAATCCATGATTGGTGGTCAAAATGTTTATCTGAGAGGATTCGGAAGTTTTATTGTTCAAAAACGTGCTCAGAAAAAAGCAAGGGATATTGGAAGAAACAAAGAAATTGTTATTCCGGAACATTACATTCCTTCATTCAGACCCTCCAGGCAATTTACTAAGAGGGTTAAAGAAAATGTGAAATAACAAAGTTATTCTCCCATTGTCAGGACAGGTTTTTCTTGCTGCCTGTTTGAGTGGTGGAATTTTTTTTCCTGTCCTGATTTTGGGACTAATTATTCTGATTTTAGGAATTATAAAGGTATTGTAATTAAAATCAAAATGAGGATCTTATGGAACAAAATGGTGCCAGAATACATTTGAAAGTGGGTGAAATAGAAT
Coding sequences within:
- a CDS encoding PAS domain S-box protein yields the protein MESGDASQLKERIKELENENDQLQKSLRESEERGRITLNSIGDGVISTDQAGKVMQMNAVAQKLTGWDLENAKRKAFEDVFNIFNALTGEKATNPINKVLEKGTVEGLADHTKLISKDGDEHQIADSAAPIKDDQGNILGVVVIFRDVTEEYKKNQQIKESRDFLDAVFQSIQDGISVLNTDLTIRYVNPVMETWYSEDMPLIGRKCYNTYHHAAAPCDPCPSIRCMKTKKTESEIIPGSPDPNSPAKWLELYSYPLVDSDSGKVTGVVEFVRDISRRVKDRRQLTTQKERLANILEGTDAGTWEWNVQTGETVFNERWAQFVGYTLEELSPTTIDTWMELTHPEDLDKCKAELDKHFRGESSLYECEHRMKHKDGSWIWVLDRGKVVSWTDEGKPLWMFGTHQNITERKQIEIKLQESEKKYRRLFEESPIGIFRTNSKGEPLMINGTMAHILGFETPEEAIEYYDDLAVQLYVDPQRREEFLKILRDQQWVEEFEYKAKRKDGKQIWLSMTAKLSAEDNDNGFVIDGFASDVTARKQAEFNLQKKYDELETAEEELRASNEELQDVNDKLEKHRNELEVYKRMVESSKDMMAVVDAEYNYICVNNAYLKYYHLKQDEVIGYNVKEIVGVKNFKETVKTKLDKCLSGETVQYEMVRKFPGFGEVHLDIIYYPLKTDERIEGVVSAIRDITERKEYEKELFNAKEKAEESDRLKSAFLANMSHEIRTPMNGIVGFSEMLQDKDYPRDKQKKFLDIIHSRTRHLLHIINDLVDVSKIEANQLTLEFSHFCLNDVMQELYTIFSNELKNRDKSHVQLKLHLGLNDEESYIESDFHRFRQVMDNLLNNAIKFTQEGTIGFGYENGYKGYLLFYVKDSGVGIPDDQQKLIFERFRQVDDSTAGVQEGTGLGLTISKNLVEMMGGDMWVKSKEGEGSVFYFTLPYEDKPGKQSDKEKEAKQSIANEEGKTLLLIEDDPTSREFMRELLEPNGLNLITCETGQKGYEAFINHPEIDLILMDIKLPDTNGLELTRKIRASSTNKEVPVIAQTAYAMSGDAKKSMDAGCNDYISKPIDINELLEKIRQFI
- a CDS encoding sigma-70 family RNA polymerase sigma factor; its protein translation is MRNLLIHKQITNRDEVSIDKYLHDIGKEELLTPEQEVELAKRIKKNDQKALEKLVRANLRFVVSVAKKYQNRGLNLLDLINEGNLGLIKAAQRFDETKGFKFISYAVWWIRQSIIQALAEQGRTVRLPLNKINAISKIYKTFSEIEQKYEREPTQEEISQVLHWSPEIIKQCWQSSNKPVSMDAPLNDEEEEYTLSDNIASEENPPDDSLVSESLSREIESTISSLLSKKEASIIRSFFGLGNESSKTLEEIAKNHNLSNERTRQIKQQAIKKLKSNKHCKKLKAYLG
- a CDS encoding integration host factor subunit beta; this encodes MTKADIVNEISQKTGVEKVAIEKIVEGFMESVRESMIGGQNVYLRGFGSFIVQKRAQKKARDIGRNKEIVIPEHYIPSFRPSRQFTKRVKENVK